In the genome of Xenopus laevis strain J_2021 chromosome 1S, Xenopus_laevis_v10.1, whole genome shotgun sequence, one region contains:
- the ddt.S gene encoding D-dopachrome decarboxylase-A (The RefSeq protein has 1 substitution compared to this genomic sequence) — protein sequence MPFVELETNLPSQNVPQDLAEKLCSATATILGKPRERVNVTVRTGVSMVVGGSSAPCTQLFISSIGVVGTAEQNKEHSAKFFNFLTEQLGLAQDRILLRFVPIEPWQIGKNGTIMTFL from the exons ATGCCGTTTGTAGAGCTGGAAACAAATCTGCCTTCTCAAAATGTACCCCAGGACCTGGCAGAGAAGCTCTGCTCGGCCACCGCTACCATTCTGGGCAAACCAAGGGAG AGGGTAAATGTGACAGTGAGGACTGGAGTCTCCATGGTAGTGGGAGGTTCTTCAGCGCCATGCACCCAGCTGTTTATCTCCTCTATTGGAGTGGTGGGAACTGCGGAACAGAACAAGGAACACAGCGCTAAGTTCTTTAATTTCCTGACAGAACAACTGGGCCTTGCACAGGACAG gATTTTGCTGAGATTTGTGCCAATAGAGCCATGGCAGATTGGAAAAAATGGAACTGTTATGACTTTTCTATAA
- the slc2a11.3.S gene encoding solute carrier family 2, facilitated glucose transporter member 11, whose protein sequence is MESRLQDLVQHRGLLMMIFVLGIGGTFQNGFHISVMNSPSVFIKRFINNTWIYRYQSPVEDNTLMIIWSFIVSIYAIGALFASLGAGYLISKYGKKRCQLCICVIPLVAAVLAGCSSFAKSFELILIARFLYGINAGIGFSLHSQYAGEIASKKLRGFTNTSISIFVTSGKMVGQIFGLREILGTESVWPVLVSLSGFWSLIQLCTLPFFPESPSYLLMKGDKEGCLRALKQLWGDGDYQTVINEMSKEQAARSGRKSLTVLQLLRDPSHRWQLYALIALTVALQLCGVNWIYFYASDVFRSAGFHNTQIPYLTIGVGICEATSVILCSLVVDRFGRRVFLLGGYTVMVLALGLITITISFQAHATWLPYFSVFLLFLFVLSFGSGPGATTMTVLVEIFSQISRTAALVLVGSIHWLQLFILGMAFPFIQAAIGHFCFLIFLVIIAACGIYLYFFLPETKGKSWLETKEDFDKYSCRRQNMVEISETLPDIYVISSKL, encoded by the exons GTTCAGCACCGGGGTCTTCTGATGATGATATTTGTGCTGGGAATAGGCGGTACCTTTCAAAATGGATTTCACATCTCTGTCATGAATTCCCCCTCAGTG TTCATAAAGAGGTTTATCAACAACACATGGATATATCGCTATCAGTCCCCAGTTGAAGATAACACGCTCATGATAATTTGGTCATTTATTGTGTCCATATACGCCATTGGGGCCCTTTTTGCTTCACTAGGAGCAGGATATCTTATATCCAAATATGGCAA GAAAAGATGCCAACTCTGCATCTGTGTCATCCCTCTGGTTGCTGCTGTGTTAGCTGGTTGCAGTAGCTTTGCCAAGTCTTTTGAGCTGATCCTTATCGCTAGATTCCTTTACGGTATAAATGCAG GAATTGGCTTTAGTCTTCACTCACAATATGCAGGAGAAATTGCATCCAAAAAGCTACGTGGTTTCACAAACACTAGTATCTCCATTTTTGTTACATCTGGAAAAATGGTTGGTCAGATATTTGGGCTCAG AGAGATCCTGGGCACAGAGTCTGTTTGGCCTGTGTTAGTGTCTCTGAGTGGCTTCTGGTCACTGATTCAGCTGTGCACACTGCCATTCTTTCCAGAGTCTCCATCGTACCTCCTCATGAAGGGTGACAAAGAAGGGTGTTTGAGAG CTCTGAAACAACTGTGGGGTGATGGAGACTACCAAACAGTCATCAATGAAATGTCCAAGGAACAAGCTGCTAGAAGTGGTAGGAAAAGTCTAACTGTCCTGCAGCTTCTGCGGGATCCTTCCCATCGCTGGCAGCTCTATGCTCTTATTGCCTTGACAGTTGCTCTGCAACTTTGTGGGGTCAACTGG atttatttttatgcatCTGATGTGTTCAGATCTGCTGGATTCCACAACACGCAAATCCCATATTTGACTATCGGCGTTGGAATTTGTGAAGCCACGTCTGTGATCCTATGC AGTCTGGTGGTTGATCGTTTTGGCAGGAGGGTCTTCCTTCTTGGGGGTTATACAGTGATGGTATTGGCACTGGGCCTTATCACCATAACAATCTCATTTCAG GCACATGCTACCTGGCTGCCTTATTTTAGTGTCTTCCTGCTCTTTCTATTTGTTTTGTCATTTGGATCAGGACCAG GTGCTACCACAATGACTGTCCTAGTGGAAATATTTTCCCAGATTTCCCGCACTGCAGCATTGGTCCTAGTGGGATCAATACATTGGCTTCAATTATTCATTTTAGGCATGGCCTTCCCGTTCATACAG GCTGCCATTGGACATTTTTGCTTTCTCATTTTCCTTGTCATAATTGCTGCCTGTGGGATATATTTGTACTTTTTCCTCCCAGAAACAAAAGGAAAATCTTGGCTGGAAACGAAagaggattttgataaatacagctGTAGGAGACAAAACATGGTTGAGATTTCAGAGACCCTGCCAGATATCTATGTAATATCTAGCAAGCTTTGA